The Pan paniscus chromosome 1, NHGRI_mPanPan1-v2.0_pri, whole genome shotgun sequence genome has a segment encoding these proteins:
- the RPL11 gene encoding large ribosomal subunit protein uL5 has product MRELRIRKLCLNICVGESGDRLTRAAKVLEQLTGQTPVFSKARYTVRSFGIRRNEKIAVHCTVRGAKAEEILEKGLKVREYELRKNNFSDTGNFGFGIQEHIDLGIKYDPSIGIYGLDFYVVLGRPGFSIADKKRRTGCIGAKHRISKEEAMRWFQQKYDGIILPGK; this is encoded by the exons ATGCGGGAACTTCGCATccgcaaactctgtctcaacatcTGTGTTGGGGAGAGTGGAGACAGACTGACCCGAGCAGCCAAGGTGTTGGAGCAGCTCACAGGGCAGACCCCTGTGTTTTCCAAAG CTAGATACACTGTCAGATCCTTTGGCATCCGGAGAAATGAAAAGATTGCTGTCCACTGCACTGTTCGaggggccaaggcagaagaaatcTTGGAGAAGGGTCTAAAG GTGCGGGAGTATGAGTTAAGAAAAAACAACTTCTCAGATACTGGAAACTTTGGTTTTGGGATCCAGGAACACATCGATCTGGGTATCAAATATGACCCAAGCATTGGTATCTACGGCCTGGACTTCTATGTG GTGCTGGGTAGGCCAGGTTTCAGCATCGCAGACAAGAAGCGCAGGACAGGCTGCATTGGGGCCAAACACAGAATCAGCAAAGAGGAGGCCATGCGCTGGTTCCAGCAGAAG TATGATGGGATCATCCTTCCTGGCAAATAA